The following are encoded in a window of Roseimaritima ulvae genomic DNA:
- the hemB gene encoding porphobilinogen synthase: MFDSPRGDFPAVRMRRVRRHDWSRRMVRETRLSVDDLIWPVFVVEGDQPQAIASMPGVERLSLDGVQRAASEAAELGIPAMALFPATAAELKTEDAAEAVNPDNLVCRAVRAIKSEVGDRLGIICDVALDPYSSHGQDGLVQHGYVVNDATVQVLCQQAIVQADAGCDIIAPSDMMDGRIGSIRAALDAHGFADVQIMSYAAKYASAFYGPFRDAVGSSGNLAGGDKKTYQQDPAATDEALHEVALDLREGADSVMVKPGMPYLDIIQRVKERFAVPTYAYQVSGEYAMLSAAAQNGWLDRQQVMLESLLAFKRAGADGVLTYFARDAARCLTA; encoded by the coding sequence ATGTTTGATTCGCCACGCGGGGATTTTCCCGCAGTGCGTATGCGCCGAGTGCGGCGACACGATTGGTCGCGGCGGATGGTTCGAGAGACGCGTCTGAGCGTGGACGATCTGATCTGGCCGGTATTTGTAGTCGAAGGCGATCAGCCTCAGGCGATCGCCAGCATGCCGGGGGTCGAGCGGTTGTCGCTCGACGGCGTGCAGCGAGCGGCCAGCGAGGCGGCCGAGCTGGGGATTCCGGCGATGGCCCTGTTCCCCGCCACCGCGGCTGAACTAAAAACCGAAGACGCCGCCGAAGCGGTCAATCCCGACAACTTGGTCTGCCGCGCCGTGCGAGCGATCAAAAGCGAAGTCGGCGACCGGCTGGGCATCATTTGTGACGTGGCCCTGGACCCCTACAGCAGTCACGGCCAAGACGGTTTGGTGCAACACGGTTATGTGGTCAACGATGCCACCGTACAGGTGCTCTGCCAACAAGCGATCGTGCAGGCCGACGCGGGCTGCGACATCATCGCTCCGAGCGACATGATGGATGGACGCATCGGCTCCATCCGCGCGGCCCTGGACGCCCATGGGTTTGCGGACGTGCAGATCATGTCCTACGCCGCCAAGTACGCCAGCGCTTTCTACGGGCCCTTCCGCGATGCAGTCGGTTCCTCGGGCAACCTGGCAGGTGGCGACAAGAAGACCTATCAACAGGATCCGGCGGCCACCGACGAAGCCCTGCATGAAGTGGCGTTGGACCTCCGCGAAGGCGCCGACAGCGTGATGGTCAAACCCGGCATGCCCTATCTGGATATCATCCAACGCGTCAAAGAACGCTTCGCCGTACCCACCTATGCCTATCAGGTCAGCGGCGAGTACGCGATGCTGTCCGCCGCTGCCCAAAACGGATGGCTGGATCGGCAACAGGTGATGCTGGAAAGCTTGCTGGCCTTTAAACGAGCCGGTGCCGACGGCGTGCTGACCTACTTCGCCCGTGATGCCGCCAGGTGCCTGACCGCCTGA
- the ispD gene encoding 2-C-methyl-D-erythritol 4-phosphate cytidylyltransferase: MADAQPSSLSSGCVAVILPAAGRSRRFAAAGEKKVFATLGDRPVWQHAVECLRRRPEIGPVVIAIAAEDRQQWESQRTTLDALGVTLCEGGRERSDSVRNGLEQVGDCSLVAIHDAARPLVPEEDIEAVIATAQRCGAALLATPVRATLKRVSADAASCQTLDRQGVWEALTPQVFHTTVLRQAYQRWQGRAVTDDAQLVERSGHPVRIVSGSAINMKITHPEDLRIAAALLNT, from the coding sequence ATGGCTGACGCGCAACCCTCATCACTGAGCTCCGGCTGCGTCGCGGTGATCCTGCCGGCGGCCGGCCGCAGTCGCCGCTTTGCCGCCGCGGGGGAAAAAAAGGTGTTCGCCACGCTGGGCGATCGTCCGGTTTGGCAACATGCCGTCGAATGCCTGCGGCGGAGGCCCGAAATCGGACCCGTGGTAATCGCCATCGCCGCCGAGGACCGCCAGCAGTGGGAGTCCCAGCGAACCACGCTCGACGCGCTCGGCGTAACGCTCTGCGAAGGCGGCCGCGAACGCAGCGACAGTGTCCGCAACGGGCTGGAGCAGGTGGGCGACTGTTCGTTGGTGGCGATCCACGACGCCGCCCGACCGCTGGTTCCCGAAGAGGACATCGAGGCCGTGATCGCCACCGCCCAGCGATGCGGAGCGGCACTGTTGGCCACGCCGGTGCGAGCGACCCTAAAAAGAGTTTCCGCCGATGCGGCCAGTTGCCAGACGCTCGATCGGCAGGGCGTCTGGGAAGCGCTGACCCCACAGGTTTTTCATACCACGGTGCTGCGGCAAGCCTACCAGCGCTGGCAGGGACGCGCGGTGACCGATGACGCTCAATTGGTCGAACGGAGCGGGCACCCGGTGCGAATCGTGTCCGGCTCGGCGATCAACATGAAGATTACGCACCCCGAGGATCTGCGGATTGCCGCGGCCCTGCTGAACACTTGA
- a CDS encoding DNA gyrase/topoisomerase IV subunit A, which produces MAKRRSPSRSRTKTNGKDTDGQLALEEAENQASAVPLRLAAQSRYLNYSLSVITSRALPDVRDGLKPVQRRILYAMDQLNLSATAKHRKCAKVVGDTMSNYHPHGDSSIYEALVRMAQPFSLRMPLVDGSGNFGSVDGDNAAAMRYTECRMTAVTAELLTDLSTQTVPFRANYDGTRREPIVLPSRMPNLLVNGATGIAVGMATNIPPHNLKEVCQALLKLLKDPEIKEYQLVANDAVRGPDFPTAGQIINSKEELREIYASGQGTIKLRGTSVVVAPPSGRRSKTASNKQTVLQITSIPYGVNKAAMVERMSELVYSGKLPLVEEVRDLSTDEIRVDVVLKAGADANKVLAYLYKHTPLQTNFHVNLTCLVPNANPETSSPARLGLKEILWHFLHFRLGVVTERLTNELNTLEKRIHLLNGFAFVFDVLDQIIKIIRNSDGKADAAEKIMRKYPAEKGGLDAEQTDAILELRLYRLAKLEINVVLDELKAKQKRAREIRKLLKDDTDDTNASGRWQIVREEIETIRDAYASDKRNRRLTLIETTVEEPEYNEEDFIVAEDCHVLITTDGWVKRQKQIADPSKSRLRSGDKVLACLAGSTRQTVAFFSSLGVCYTTRFADIPASTGFGEPIQKLFKLKDGERIIAALSMDPRVIGDIAEDPKKPDLCPETHALAATSNGFALRFGLHTFAEPSTRSGRRFARPSAGSQVIDVLPLHGSETVLAVSQNCRAMVCPAEEVNYLSGPGKGVTLLRLAKDDVLLGFKASTGDRDLMVVKTNRGAKKTISTAKYRVTSRGGRGTEIQKNGKIAEIVVDTPSAPAPLEEA; this is translated from the coding sequence GTGGCGAAACGTCGCTCTCCCTCTCGTTCTCGAACGAAGACCAATGGAAAAGACACGGATGGTCAACTGGCACTGGAGGAGGCTGAGAATCAGGCTTCGGCGGTGCCCCTGCGGTTGGCGGCGCAGTCGCGGTATTTGAATTATTCGCTGTCGGTGATCACCAGTCGGGCGTTGCCGGACGTCCGCGACGGCTTAAAACCGGTTCAGCGGCGAATCCTGTACGCCATGGACCAGCTGAATCTGTCGGCGACGGCCAAGCACCGCAAGTGTGCCAAGGTGGTCGGGGACACGATGAGTAACTATCACCCGCACGGGGATAGTTCGATCTATGAAGCGTTGGTCCGCATGGCCCAGCCGTTTTCGCTGCGGATGCCGTTGGTCGACGGCAGCGGCAACTTCGGTTCGGTCGACGGCGACAATGCGGCGGCGATGCGATACACCGAATGTCGAATGACGGCGGTGACGGCCGAGCTGTTGACCGACCTGTCGACGCAAACGGTGCCCTTCCGTGCCAACTATGACGGCACCCGGCGGGAACCGATCGTGCTGCCCAGCCGGATGCCCAATCTGTTGGTCAACGGGGCCACGGGCATCGCCGTGGGGATGGCCACCAATATTCCGCCGCACAACCTGAAGGAAGTTTGCCAGGCCCTGCTCAAGCTTCTGAAAGATCCCGAAATCAAGGAGTATCAGCTGGTCGCCAACGACGCGGTTCGGGGGCCAGATTTCCCCACCGCCGGGCAGATCATCAACAGCAAGGAAGAGTTGCGGGAAATCTACGCCAGCGGTCAGGGCACGATCAAACTGCGCGGCACCTCGGTGGTCGTCGCGCCCCCCTCGGGCCGTCGCAGTAAGACCGCCAGCAACAAACAAACAGTGCTGCAGATCACCTCGATTCCTTACGGCGTCAACAAAGCCGCGATGGTCGAACGGATGAGCGAGCTGGTGTATTCGGGCAAGCTGCCGCTGGTCGAAGAAGTCCGCGATTTATCGACCGACGAAATCCGCGTGGACGTGGTCTTAAAGGCCGGTGCCGACGCCAACAAGGTGCTGGCGTATCTGTACAAGCACACGCCGCTGCAGACCAACTTCCACGTCAATCTGACCTGCTTGGTTCCCAACGCCAACCCCGAAACCAGTTCGCCGGCACGCTTGGGACTGAAAGAAATCCTCTGGCATTTCTTGCATTTCCGCTTGGGCGTCGTCACCGAACGGCTGACCAACGAACTCAATACGCTGGAAAAACGCATTCACTTGCTGAACGGCTTTGCGTTTGTGTTTGACGTTCTGGATCAAATCATCAAGATCATTCGCAACAGTGACGGCAAAGCCGACGCGGCGGAAAAGATCATGCGGAAGTATCCGGCCGAAAAGGGCGGCCTGGATGCCGAGCAGACCGACGCGATCCTGGAACTGCGGCTGTATCGGTTGGCCAAATTAGAGATCAACGTGGTCCTGGATGAACTGAAGGCCAAGCAAAAACGAGCTCGCGAGATTCGCAAGCTGTTGAAGGACGACACCGACGACACCAACGCTTCGGGACGTTGGCAAATCGTTCGCGAGGAAATCGAAACCATCCGTGACGCTTACGCCAGCGATAAACGCAACCGTCGCCTGACGCTGATCGAAACCACGGTGGAAGAGCCGGAATACAACGAAGAAGATTTTATCGTTGCCGAAGATTGCCACGTGCTGATCACCACCGATGGTTGGGTCAAACGCCAAAAGCAGATCGCCGATCCGAGCAAGAGCCGCTTGCGGAGTGGCGACAAGGTGTTGGCCTGCCTGGCCGGTTCGACTCGCCAAACCGTCGCCTTTTTCTCCTCGCTGGGGGTCTGCTACACCACGCGCTTCGCCGACATCCCCGCTTCGACCGGGTTTGGTGAACCGATTCAAAAACTGTTCAAACTGAAAGACGGCGAACGCATTATCGCGGCCCTGTCGATGGACCCCCGCGTCATCGGTGACATAGCCGAAGATCCCAAGAAGCCGGATCTGTGTCCGGAAACGCACGCTCTGGCGGCGACCAGCAACGGGTTTGCCCTGCGGTTTGGGCTGCATACTTTCGCCGAACCCTCGACGCGGAGCGGACGCCGCTTTGCTCGCCCCTCCGCCGGGTCGCAGGTCATTGACGTGCTGCCCCTGCATGGCAGCGAAACGGTGCTGGCGGTCAGCCAAAACTGTCGAGCGATGGTCTGTCCGGCCGAAGAAGTCAATTATCTATCGGGCCCCGGCAAAGGCGTCACGCTGCTGCGGTTGGCCAAGGACGATGTGCTGTTGGGCTTTAAAGCCTCCACGGGCGATCGCGACCTGATGGTGGTCAAGACCAACCGCGGCGCGAAGAAGACGATTTCCACGGCCAAGTACCGCGTCACCTCGCGGGGCGGACGCGGAACCGAAATACAAAAGAATGGCAAAATCGCCGAGATCGTGGTCGATACCCCCTCGGCGCCGGCTCCGTTGGAAGAAGCCTAA
- a CDS encoding DUF1559 domain-containing protein, with protein MRNRYTPSPLCLHPCNPRQRSRSGGFTLVELLVVIAIIGVLVGLLLPAVQAAREAARRMSCKNNVKQITLGMSMHEHTFGHYPYSRTGSLWRILAFVEQEALANVFNEAKHPNYNDPSAAEYRWGYNASMGTAWSNMAELQVAAGTSLSTFQCPSATGTRTVEDSGVAMGVADYTTPRIPSLRPVGHPLYYQGGEPQMQFSTAMTPASGSRNRNPLNKGGKARDITDGLSNTMMYYECVGSPELIVRGRQVAPTGGANLAWAGRGDGVKMRAYAADNLTADTTGSNRGKSTSGDPHVPDAPTDCSASSAWEATIDTCGTYRVMNHTNKSQPYSFHSGTVNVGLCDGSARTLSETVDIGVFLNLMLRNDGQVLGEY; from the coding sequence ATGCGCAATCGCTACACCCCCTCTCCGCTCTGTCTCCATCCCTGCAATCCTCGCCAGCGCTCGCGCAGCGGCGGCTTTACCCTCGTCGAATTATTGGTGGTGATCGCCATCATCGGCGTGCTGGTCGGCCTGCTGTTGCCGGCGGTACAAGCCGCCCGCGAAGCCGCTCGGCGAATGTCCTGCAAGAACAACGTCAAGCAGATTACGTTGGGGATGTCGATGCACGAACACACCTTCGGGCACTATCCCTATTCCCGCACCGGATCGTTGTGGCGGATTTTGGCATTTGTCGAACAAGAAGCTTTGGCCAACGTTTTTAACGAAGCGAAGCACCCCAACTACAACGACCCTTCGGCCGCCGAATATCGTTGGGGCTACAACGCCAGTATGGGCACGGCCTGGAGCAACATGGCGGAATTGCAAGTCGCCGCGGGCACCAGCCTGAGCACCTTCCAGTGCCCCAGTGCCACCGGCACCCGCACGGTGGAAGACAGCGGCGTGGCGATGGGCGTGGCCGACTACACGACCCCGCGCATCCCTTCGCTGCGTCCCGTCGGACACCCGCTGTATTACCAGGGCGGCGAACCGCAGATGCAGTTCAGCACGGCCATGACGCCCGCCTCGGGATCGCGAAATCGCAACCCTTTAAACAAAGGCGGTAAAGCTCGCGATATCACCGACGGGTTGAGCAATACGATGATGTATTACGAATGTGTTGGTTCGCCCGAATTGATCGTCCGCGGCCGACAGGTAGCACCGACCGGCGGCGCCAATCTGGCTTGGGCGGGCCGTGGCGACGGAGTCAAAATGCGGGCCTACGCGGCGGATAACTTGACGGCCGACACGACGGGTTCCAATCGCGGCAAATCCACTTCCGGCGATCCCCATGTTCCCGACGCGCCCACCGATTGCTCAGCCAGCAGCGCTTGGGAAGCGACGATCGATACCTGCGGAACCTATCGCGTGATGAATCACACCAACAAGAGCCAGCCCTACAGTTTTCACTCGGGCACGGTCAACGTGGGCCTCTGTGACGGATCCGCCCGCACGCTCAGCGAAACCGTCGATATCGGCGTATTCCTAAACCTGATGCTCCGCAACGACGGCCAAGTCCTGGGCGAGTACTAG
- a CDS encoding DNA gyrase/topoisomerase IV subunit B, with protein MSTAAKQYNAKDIVALEGLEPVRKRPGMYIGGVSSAGLHHLVWEVVDNCVDEAMNGHASEIKVTLHKDGKTVTVSDNGRGIPVDKHPKTKKPALEMVLTVLHAGGKFDGNNYKTSGGLHGVGASVVNALSKELTAVVKRDGAQYRMQFAKGVPQTKLQKLKGAVRGTGTTITFSPDPTIFPKTDFDSETIRMRLETASFIHRNLKVTYVDEVAGTQVTYQHEQGIVDYLKKVLQQRNARPIHEAPFTLREENGDRMELSLQWTESTDEHVRSYVNGIPTGSGGSHETGFRSGLTKGVRNYIDTHNLTPRGLKISHEDIREGLIGIVSVFTAEPQFQGQTKDRLNNPEIQPFVEGILRPALEQWMNANRSVADIIVARIIAAARARAASRAASEAVSRKGGAKRTMLPGKLSDCVSGGRGKSELFIVEGDSAGGSAKQGRNRNFQAILPLRGKVLNTESATLKKMLDNKEIQDMLTAIGCGIGPNLNLANLRYDRIILLADADSDGHHITTLLLTFFYRHMPQLISEGRLYIAQPPLFRVDIGKETHWAADEADRDRILAEHTGRANPEITRFKGLGEMMPKVLWDTTLNPATRRLLKVEVDDHLETDRVISDLMGRDASARFRFIMDRAEEVEELDV; from the coding sequence GTGAGCACGGCCGCTAAGCAATACAACGCAAAGGACATCGTGGCCTTGGAGGGGTTGGAACCCGTCCGCAAACGTCCCGGTATGTACATCGGTGGGGTCAGCTCGGCCGGCCTGCACCACCTGGTCTGGGAAGTCGTCGACAACTGTGTCGACGAAGCCATGAACGGCCACGCCAGTGAAATCAAAGTCACGTTGCACAAAGACGGCAAGACGGTCACGGTCAGCGACAACGGCCGCGGCATTCCCGTCGACAAACATCCCAAAACCAAGAAACCCGCCTTGGAGATGGTGCTGACGGTGTTGCACGCCGGCGGCAAATTTGACGGTAACAACTACAAAACCTCCGGCGGGCTGCACGGCGTGGGCGCATCGGTTGTCAACGCCTTGTCCAAAGAACTGACCGCCGTGGTCAAACGCGACGGGGCACAGTACCGGATGCAGTTTGCCAAAGGCGTTCCGCAAACCAAATTGCAAAAGTTAAAAGGCGCCGTCCGCGGTACCGGCACTACCATCACCTTTTCGCCGGATCCGACGATCTTTCCCAAAACGGATTTCGATAGCGAAACCATTCGCATGCGATTGGAAACCGCCAGCTTTATCCATCGCAATTTGAAGGTCACCTATGTCGACGAAGTGGCCGGCACGCAGGTCACCTATCAACACGAACAGGGGATTGTTGACTATCTGAAAAAGGTCCTGCAGCAACGCAACGCTCGCCCAATTCACGAAGCTCCGTTTACGCTGCGTGAAGAAAACGGCGACCGCATGGAATTGTCCCTGCAGTGGACCGAATCGACCGACGAACACGTTCGCTCGTACGTCAACGGCATTCCTACCGGCAGCGGCGGGTCGCACGAAACGGGCTTTCGCTCTGGTTTGACCAAGGGCGTTCGCAACTACATCGACACGCACAATCTGACGCCTCGCGGACTAAAGATTTCGCACGAAGACATCCGCGAAGGCCTGATCGGGATCGTCTCGGTGTTCACGGCCGAACCGCAGTTTCAGGGTCAAACCAAAGACCGGCTGAACAATCCGGAAATTCAGCCCTTCGTCGAAGGCATCCTTCGCCCGGCCTTGGAACAATGGATGAACGCCAACCGCTCGGTGGCCGACATCATTGTGGCTCGCATCATCGCCGCGGCCCGAGCTCGCGCGGCCTCGCGTGCGGCCTCCGAAGCCGTTTCGCGTAAGGGCGGCGCCAAACGCACCATGTTGCCCGGCAAGTTGAGCGATTGTGTGTCGGGCGGTCGCGGCAAGTCGGAACTGTTCATCGTCGAAGGTGACTCGGCCGGTGGCAGCGCCAAACAGGGACGCAACCGAAATTTTCAAGCCATCCTGCCGCTGCGTGGAAAGGTGCTCAACACCGAAAGCGCGACGCTGAAGAAAATGTTGGATAACAAAGAAATTCAGGACATGCTGACGGCCATCGGCTGCGGCATCGGCCCCAACCTGAATCTCGCTAACCTCCGCTACGACCGCATCATCCTGTTGGCCGATGCGGACTCCGACGGACACCACATCACCACCTTGCTGCTGACGTTTTTCTATCGCCACATGCCCCAGCTGATCAGCGAGGGCCGCTTGTATATCGCTCAACCGCCGCTGTTCCGCGTCGACATCGGCAAAGAGACGCACTGGGCCGCCGACGAAGCCGATCGTGATCGCATTCTGGCCGAACACACCGGCCGAGCGAATCCCGAGATCACGCGGTTTAAAGGCTTGGGCGAAATGATGCCCAAGGTGCTCTGGGATACCACCTTAAACCCCGCCACCCGGCGGTTGCTGAAGGTGGAAGTCGACGATCACCTGGAAACCGACCGCGTGATCAGCGACTTGATGGGCCGCGACGCCTCGGCGCGATTCCGCTTCATCATGGACCGCGCCGAAGAAGTCGAAGAGCTGGATGTGTAG
- a CDS encoding sensor histidine kinase — translation MTQQLEHQLEQQVAQLQQQLDAMQAMATLGELTSTATHEFNNVLMTVINYARSGIRNKDEAARDKAFDRILAASQRAAKITATVLAQARHRDGSLQSTDIREVISDSLILLEREMRKYRVYVETDFADDTPQAMANGNQIQRVLLNLLINARQAMPEGGTVLIQTRRDAEQLVLTVRDYGCGIAADELPKIFEPFFSTKAGPDDSGKGGTGLGLAACKDIIETHSGRIRVESTVGKGTAFIIRLPIADSQTAAA, via the coding sequence GTGACTCAACAGCTTGAACATCAACTTGAACAACAAGTTGCCCAGCTCCAACAGCAGTTGGACGCCATGCAAGCCATGGCCACCCTGGGCGAACTGACCAGTACTGCGACGCATGAGTTTAACAATGTGCTGATGACGGTCATCAACTACGCTCGTTCCGGAATCCGCAACAAAGACGAAGCGGCTCGCGATAAAGCCTTCGACCGCATCCTGGCCGCTTCGCAACGCGCCGCTAAGATCACTGCGACCGTGTTGGCCCAAGCCCGCCACCGCGATGGTTCGCTGCAGAGCACCGATATCCGCGAAGTGATCAGCGATTCGCTGATCCTGCTTGAACGCGAGATGCGCAAGTATCGTGTCTACGTCGAAACCGATTTTGCCGACGATACCCCGCAGGCGATGGCCAACGGCAACCAAATCCAACGCGTGCTGCTGAACCTGCTGATCAACGCCCGTCAAGCGATGCCCGAAGGCGGCACGGTGCTGATCCAAACCCGTCGCGACGCTGAGCAACTGGTGTTGACCGTACGCGACTACGGTTGTGGCATCGCCGCGGACGAATTGCCCAAAATTTTTGAACCGTTCTTTTCCACCAAAGCCGGGCCGGATGACAGCGGCAAAGGCGGCACGGGACTGGGACTGGCGGCCTGCAAAGACATTATCGAAACCCACAGCGGCCGGATTCGCGTGGAAAGCACTGTCGGCAAAGGCACGGCCTTCATCATCCGCCTGCCCATCGCCGACAGCCAAACCGCCGCCGCTTAG
- a CDS encoding Gfo/Idh/MocA family protein produces the protein MGVNAPINRKLRMGLVGGGQGSFIGRVHSIAACLDNRAELVAGALSSNPQRAKQSAPDYDIADNRAYGSYEEMFDAESKLPDDTRIDFVSITTPNHTHFEIAKAAVEAGFNVICDKPMTFDLAQAEELQKAVEESDVVFAVSHNYTGYPLVRQAREMILSGELGEIQAVRAQYIQGWLRTKLEAEEQKQAAWRTDPSKSGAAGAFGDIATHAYNLGRYMTGLLPEQVSCHLKTFVEGRQLDDYGTAVIRYQNGGLGTVTASQISHGRENDVVIEIDGTKGALQWRQENPNEMIVRQNGEPHKIYTRDPNAPYTNASGAAASRLPAGHPEAFFEAFANVYTAAFDAMVQRAEGGSPARRDTVYPNVYDGVEGMYFIQQCVASSDQDAAWLPLQHDAARK, from the coding sequence ATGGGCGTGAATGCTCCAATCAACCGTAAACTTCGTATGGGACTGGTCGGCGGTGGCCAGGGATCGTTTATTGGACGCGTTCATTCCATCGCTGCCTGTTTGGATAATCGCGCCGAGCTGGTCGCCGGGGCCTTGTCCAGCAACCCCCAGCGAGCGAAACAATCGGCACCGGACTACGACATCGCGGACAACCGCGCTTACGGGTCTTACGAAGAAATGTTCGACGCCGAAAGCAAGCTGCCGGACGATACCCGGATTGATTTTGTCAGCATCACGACGCCCAACCACACCCACTTTGAAATCGCCAAAGCGGCCGTGGAAGCGGGCTTCAACGTCATCTGTGATAAACCGATGACTTTTGACTTGGCGCAGGCCGAGGAGCTACAGAAGGCGGTGGAGGAATCCGATGTGGTGTTTGCCGTTTCGCACAACTACACCGGTTATCCCTTGGTGCGGCAAGCTCGTGAAATGATATTGAGCGGCGAGCTGGGCGAGATCCAGGCGGTCCGCGCCCAGTACATCCAGGGTTGGCTGCGAACCAAGCTGGAAGCCGAGGAACAGAAACAGGCGGCCTGGCGAACCGATCCGTCCAAGAGCGGAGCGGCCGGAGCTTTCGGCGACATCGCCACCCATGCTTATAACCTGGGCCGTTACATGACCGGCTTGCTGCCAGAGCAGGTCAGCTGCCACTTAAAGACGTTTGTCGAAGGTCGCCAGTTGGACGACTACGGGACCGCTGTGATCCGTTATCAAAACGGCGGACTGGGAACCGTCACGGCATCGCAGATCAGCCACGGTCGCGAGAACGATGTGGTGATCGAAATCGACGGCACCAAGGGCGCCTTGCAGTGGCGGCAGGAGAATCCCAACGAAATGATCGTGCGGCAAAACGGCGAGCCGCACAAAATCTATACCCGCGATCCCAACGCGCCGTATACCAACGCCTCAGGCGCGGCCGCCAGCCGCCTGCCCGCCGGGCACCCCGAAGCGTTCTTCGAAGCCTTTGCAAACGTCTACACCGCGGCTTTCGACGCCATGGTGCAGCGTGCCGAAGGCGGTTCGCCGGCTCGTCGCGACACGGTTTACCCCAACGTCTACGACGGCGTCGAAGGCATGTATTTTATCCAGCAGTGTGTCGCCAGCAGCGACCAGGATGCCGCTTGGCTGCCGCTCCAGCACGACGCGGCTCGCAAGTAA